AACTATCCCTGCTTTTCGTGCAACTTATACGCTATTACGTAAATCAGATCCTGTAGGAAAAGCTATCAGGGAGTTAAGTTATCTTGATGATGGTACAGTTAAATATCATTATGAAACTGATATAAGTTGGTTAATATTTTCTGATACACGTAGCGAAACATCTATTGTTGATATCAAAGAAAACCAAGTGATCCCTTTAAGTTATGACTATCAGCGTGAGGGAACAGGACGTGATAAGTACTATCAATGGCAGTATGATTTAGCAGGGAAAACAGCAACAGATCTGAAAAAAGATAAAAAAATATCTCTCGATTTTACTGACGGCCTGCTTGATAAACTGAGTTATCATCTACAAAATCGCATTGATTTAATTAACAACCCCGAACAAAAGCGGTTTGTATATCCCGTCATTAGTACAAAGGGATCTGTTAAAGATTATCAATATCTATATGATGGTAAAGAAGAACTAATTCTCCCCTATGGCCTAGTCAAAACTATTCGATTAAAACGTGAAATTGTTGAGAAAAAACGGATCACCTACGCTTGGTTTGCACCCGAGTTAGGTTACTTGTTAGTAAAGCTCTACCAAGTTAAAGGTGGCTCTGAACAATTTGAAGCACAATTATCAACACTTGAGCTTAAATAATCTAAGCTTTGTTCTTTACTCACCAATAAATTAACAATGTTTATTGGTGATGTTCCCAAATATTTTTCAAACACTATCTCCTAAATACGCTTTCCTAAAGAAAATAAACCATCAAATTAAATAAGCTGAACTCTGGATAATGAGTGCTTGATGCTTTAGTAAAATTAATAATTACTCATAGCTGATAATACCTTTCTTATGTCATTCCTCGCTGAGGTGACTCATAAATTCTGCAACATGCTTCTTGAATGATTACCGGTATATACCGAGTTGACCAGTACCTATTTAACCTTTATTAACTGTTATACCAATTGCACTAAGTAAGTGATCATTTTTAAATGACCTATACCCGTTACCATTCAAAGTGCAGGATTTCAGTGGAAATTAAAATAACTTTAGGCAAGACAAAT
The DNA window shown above is from Colwellia psychrerythraea 34H and carries:
- a CDS encoding DUF3108 domain-containing protein, giving the protein MRKIFSLLLFTLPLLASATDIETSPLPKAKQQQNSFAETIPAFRATYTLLRKSDPVGKAIRELSYLDDGTVKYHYETDISWLIFSDTRSETSIVDIKENQVIPLSYDYQREGTGRDKYYQWQYDLAGKTATDLKKDKKISLDFTDGLLDKLSYHLQNRIDLINNPEQKRFVYPVISTKGSVKDYQYLYDGKEELILPYGLVKTIRLKREIVEKKRITYAWFAPELGYLLVKLYQVKGGSEQFEAQLSTLELK